One Sphingomonas sp. JUb134 DNA segment encodes these proteins:
- a CDS encoding cation:proton antiporter, producing the protein MLTPFDAAAILIVLAATLGYLNHRILKLPSSIGLTVMGLVASLLVIGLDHLLPGSDVGEQVVGFIAGIDFHTTLMDGMLSFLLFAGALHVKWDDMRRGRWPIIGLSTGGVLLSTAVIGFGFHYVAGWLGLIVPLIWCLVFGALISPTDPVAVMGVLGRTDVSPTLKATVAGESLFNDGVGVVVFAILLEAALGTEPLSIGHAGALFLQEAGGGVLLGLAVGWIGYRAMRSIDEYNVEVMISLAVVMGGYALASQLHLSGPVAMAVAGLLIGNKGVADAMSDVTRDYLLKFWSLIDEILNAVLFLIIGLEVVAIPWDPRLVTLGVAAVPLVLLARVIAVAAPLTLLKPILSLGRLAPVTLIWGGLRGGISVALALGLPDGPARSIALAATYVVVLFSVIIQGGTIERILRRMDTGERQA; encoded by the coding sequence ATGCTGACACCCTTCGATGCCGCCGCGATCTTGATCGTGCTTGCCGCCACCCTCGGCTATCTGAACCACCGCATCCTGAAGCTACCATCCTCGATCGGCCTGACGGTCATGGGCTTGGTCGCGTCGCTGCTCGTCATCGGCCTCGATCATCTTCTGCCCGGCAGCGACGTCGGCGAACAGGTGGTCGGGTTCATCGCCGGCATCGACTTCCATACGACGCTCATGGATGGCATGCTGTCGTTCCTGCTGTTCGCGGGTGCCCTGCACGTCAAATGGGACGATATGCGCCGTGGACGCTGGCCGATCATCGGGCTGAGTACCGGGGGTGTCCTGCTCTCGACGGCGGTGATCGGCTTCGGCTTCCACTATGTCGCTGGTTGGCTGGGCCTCATCGTGCCTTTGATCTGGTGCCTGGTGTTCGGAGCGCTCATCAGCCCGACCGATCCGGTTGCGGTCATGGGCGTGCTCGGTCGCACCGATGTGTCGCCGACGCTGAAGGCGACGGTCGCCGGGGAAAGCCTGTTCAACGACGGCGTCGGCGTCGTGGTGTTCGCGATCCTGCTGGAAGCCGCGCTCGGCACCGAACCGCTGTCGATCGGACATGCGGGTGCCCTGTTCTTGCAAGAGGCGGGGGGCGGCGTGCTGCTCGGGCTCGCAGTCGGGTGGATCGGTTACCGCGCGATGCGATCGATCGACGAATACAATGTCGAGGTGATGATAAGTCTCGCGGTGGTGATGGGCGGCTACGCGCTGGCCTCGCAGCTCCACCTCAGCGGCCCGGTCGCAATGGCCGTCGCCGGTCTGCTGATCGGCAACAAGGGCGTGGCCGACGCCATGAGCGATGTCACCCGCGACTATCTGCTCAAATTCTGGTCGCTGATCGACGAAATCCTGAATGCGGTCTTGTTCCTCATCATCGGCCTTGAGGTGGTGGCGATCCCTTGGGATCCGCGTCTCGTCACATTGGGCGTGGCGGCCGTGCCGCTGGTCCTGCTGGCCCGGGTCATAGCCGTCGCTGCACCGCTGACGTTGCTCAAACCCATCCTGTCGCTTGGCCGTCTGGCGCCCGTGACCCTCATCTGGGGCGGGCTGCGGGGTGGCATTTCGGTCGCTTTGGCGCTGGGACTGCCAGACGGGCCGGCACGGTCGATCGCGCTGGCTGCGACATACGTCGTCGTGCTGTTCTCCGTCATCATCCAGGGTGGGACCATCGAGCGGATATTGCGCCGGATGGATACGGGGGAACGACAAGCCTAG
- a CDS encoding DUF305 domain-containing protein encodes MGYARFAGMIATSTVVMFGLMYLNTYALSHIEFSQTRMWMALVMGAVMALIMIGFMWGMYKNARANIGIVAAAILVFGGALWLVRSQETVDDVAWMKAMIPHHSIAIMTSERAHIRDPRVRLIADRIIDAQVREIAEMKREIARLEANPVPAGAPDLPSYRDRGVAPPSGETDADANVNTLVPIR; translated from the coding sequence ATGGGCTACGCACGTTTCGCAGGCATGATAGCCACCTCTACGGTGGTCATGTTCGGGCTGATGTACCTGAACACCTACGCCCTCAGCCACATCGAATTCAGCCAGACCCGCATGTGGATGGCGCTTGTCATGGGTGCGGTCATGGCGCTCATCATGATCGGCTTCATGTGGGGCATGTACAAAAACGCCCGCGCGAACATCGGCATCGTCGCGGCAGCAATATTGGTCTTTGGTGGTGCGCTCTGGCTGGTCCGCTCGCAGGAGACGGTGGACGATGTTGCCTGGATGAAGGCGATGATCCCGCATCATTCCATCGCCATCATGACCAGCGAGCGGGCGCATATCCGTGACCCTCGCGTCCGTCTGATTGCCGACCGGATCATCGATGCACAGGTTCGTGAAATCGCCGAGATGAAGCGCGAGATTGCGAGGCTGGAGGCAAATCCGGTTCCCGCTGGTGCACCCGACCTTCCCTCTTATCGTGATCGCGGCGTGGCTCCGCCCTCAGGCGAGACGGACGCCGACGCGAACGTCAATACGCTGGTGCCGATCCGCTAG
- a CDS encoding DUF2171 domain-containing protein produces the protein MFEKLRIKEHMEIAGSDGEHVGTVDKVEGETIKLTKTDSADHQHHTLPFDMVDRVEDNRIYLKVTKAEAQAAKA, from the coding sequence ATGTTCGAGAAGCTGCGGATTAAGGAACATATGGAAATCGCTGGTTCGGACGGCGAGCATGTCGGCACCGTCGACAAGGTCGAGGGCGAGACGATCAAGCTGACGAAGACGGACTCGGCCGACCACCAGCACCACACGCTGCCGTTCGACATGGTCGATCGGGTCGAGGACAATCGCATCTATCTGAAGGTCACCAAGGCAGAAGCGCAGGCAGCGAAGGCCTGA